A stretch of Planococcus citri chromosome 5, ihPlaCitr1.1, whole genome shotgun sequence DNA encodes these proteins:
- the LOC135848821 gene encoding uncharacterized protein LOC135848821, with product MAEIPPVVYDIAQPTPISLKELSAIAVSLEICRNRMNGTKERFDPLCLVFILSKTVLPDLPSAIYDFIDVYVGRFGFSACTWLSNHENSVLKVFDDFIVDYNGTIDFVRTAKRMMRCDGLGDAEKFTIACTYFFEDDIRRIWPSVCESFDLNSIDFDDCPQLYYWICCLRNETNKIPNRGNRSVDEVMLDHHMVENRASLEYFWNRVSVENQMRKIIDLCKRDTKLAVTFVLSKLNDQQLDEFANTNGDLLILELLKIRNPNNWLVLPAWWYIRDRMNESTLKKLVVNMLELETVEYPGFMVPKICYSLEIFNSIPPNLKPTIVKDVLSNTRFFERMFGYIFIRFVGSLLNIISCGTFEQRSAFWRNCWVHLIKGTRSKDLGQIMKLCFKNEEEIAQFKDTVLAESENVRLLCSDLLSLGKFDELNDLVDFCWREVRTAKNFKQQLLRSFFADENNHIISRISIFGLEPFRVFINTVVDNVDELNDFQNRLTLYKYKKP from the coding sequence ATGGCTGAAATACCGCCCGTCGTCTACGATATTGCTCAACCAACCCCCATCTCGTTGAAAGAACTATCTGCCATCGCCGTCAGCCTGGAAATCTGTCGCAATAGAATGAACGGCACCAAGGAAAGATTTGATCCACTCTGTTTGGTCTTTATCTTGTCAAAAACTGTGCTCCCTGATTTGCCATCGgcaatttatgattttatcGATGTATATGTAGGAAGATTTGGGTTTTCAGCGTGTACATGGCTCAGCAAccatgaaaattcagttttgaaagtGTTTGACGATTTCATCGTCGATTACAATGGCACTATCGACTTTGTCAGAACAGCCAAACGTATGATGCGTTGTGATGGACTCGGCGATGCTGAAAAATTCACTATTGCTTGTACGTACTTCTTCGAAGATGATATCAGACGAATTTGGCCATCTGTATGTGAGAGTTTCGACTTGAATAGTATAGACTTTGATGATTGCCCGCAATTGTATTATTGGATATGCTGTCTCAGAAATGAAACGAATAAGATACCTAACCGAGGAAACAGATCTGTAGATGAAGTTATGCTTGACCATCACATGGTTGAGAATAGAGCATCTCTCGAGTATTTCTGGAATCGCGTATCTGTGGAAaatcaaatgagaaaaatcatagACCTTTGCAAGCGTGATACAAAATTGGCAGTTACATTCGTGCTATCAAAACTGAACGATCAACAGCTCGATGAATTTGCAAATACAAATGGTGACCTATTGATACTGGAGCTGTTGAAAATTCGAAACCCTAATAACTGGTTAGTTTTACCAGCGTGGTGGTATATTAGAGACAGAATGAACGAAAGCACTCTCAAGAAACTGGTTGTTAACATGTTAGAACTTGAAACAGTTGAATACCCTGGTTTTATGGTACCCAAGATTTGCTatagtttggaaattttcaacagcaTCCCGCCTAATTTAAAGCCAACCATAGTCAAAGATGTTTTATCAAACACAAGGTTTTTTGAACGAATGTTTGGTTATATATTTATACGTTTCGTTGGCTCACTGTTGAATATTATTTCCTGTGGTACTTTTGAGCAGAGGAGCGCATTTTGGCGTAACTGCTGGGTTCATTTGATCAAAGGCACCCGAAGTAAAGATTTGGGTCAAATAATGAAACTTTGCTTCAAAAACGAAGAAGAAATTGCACAGTTCAAGGATACCGTTTTAGCTGAAAGTGAAAATGTGCGTCTCTTGTGTAGCGATTTACTTAGTTTGGGGAAGTTCGACGAATTGAACGATTTGGTGGACTTTTGTTGGCGCGAAGTGCGAACAGCGAAGAATTTCAAGCAGCAGCTACTGCGATCATTTTTTGCCGATGAAAATAATCATATTATTTCTCGTATAAGTATCTTCGGCTTAGAACCGTTTCGTGTATTTATCAACACTGTAGTTGACAACGTTGATGAATTGAATGATTTCCAAAATCGACTGACTCTGTACAAATATAAAAAACCTTGA